In Paludibacter propionicigenes WB4, the genomic window CAGTGATGTGGTTGGTCCAAGAAGTGCAAAAGAGCCAGCCAGATTTACATCGGGCAGGTAGGCGGTTTTAGCCAATCCTATTCTGGCATCTGACGATTCAATGTCTGATTGAGCCTTCTTTATTGAAGGATAGTTGTATATCACTTCGTTGAGAATCTGAGATAAACTCAATGAATCTCCTGAAATTTTACTTGCACTTTGTCCGTGGGCAACTAATGCCGGAAGCAGAAGTAAAATTACTGTTAGTTTAATTATTGATTTCATGTGAAAATAATTGTTTTTTAAAAGTCACATGGAACTTGCATGGCAGATTTTCATTTTTCTTTCATGAAACTCATAGTTCATGCCTGTTTCATTTTATACGTGTTTGTTTGTAAAATGCTTAATTCTAGTAGTCTATTCCATCATTGCTACATGTTCACTTTCTATAGGTGCTGAACCTTTCTTTTTGGATTTGAGCAATAAGATAGGAATGAAACCAAGTATGGAGATAAACGCCGCAATCAGAAAGTCGTCGTTAATGCCCTGTATGTAGGCTTGCGAACTTACGTTCGACATTAATAGGCTCTGACCTTGTTTTAGCGCAGTGCTAAATGAGCCTCCGCCATGTTGCTGAATGTAATAAGCCATGTTCTTTGTAATGGTCTTAAACGATTCTGAACCAGACAGCACCGAGCCTCCATACATTTGGGCATGAAAGTTTACACGGGCAGTCAAAATTGTAGATAACAGCGCCACACCAAGACTACCTCCGATTTGACGAATGGTATTCATAATTCCCGAAGCCTGCGCCATTTTCTCACGTGGAATAGTAAGCAAAGACAAAGTGCTCAATGGTGTAAAAATCAGCCCCATGCCTAATCCTCTAAGATACAGTGATGTCATGATGTAATCATGTTCGGTGAACAACGACAATTCTGAATTAAGGAAGAAACTTACAACCAATAGACCTACTCCGGCAATGATTGGCACTTTGGGATTTACTTTATCTGAGAACCAACCTGAAATAGGGGAGAAGAGTCCCTGAATTATACCTACCGGTAGAAAAACGGCTCCCGACTGCAAGGCCGTATATCCCAGCGAATTTTGTAAGAAAAGCGGCAGTAAAAATGTGCTACCGAACATTCCGATACTAAATACAAACATCAGCAAATTACTCATAGCAAAGTTGCGGTCTTTCAACAGACGCAAATCAAGCAACGGGTACTTTGTTGTAAGTTCGCGGGTTAAGAATACTGTAAATGCTATTCCTGAAATTGCAAAACAGGCCAGAATGTAAGGAGCGGTCCAACCTGCTGAATTTGTTTGTGCATTTCCCTCTGACAGTGCATAAAGTAATACAGGCAAGAAAATGATGACGGATATAAAACCTATATAATCGAACTTACGGGCATTCTTGCTTACAAATTCACGCTGTATAAGTATGGTAAACAGAAGAGCCAGAATTCCTACAGGAACATTTACGTCAAAGATTAATTGCCACGAGAAATTATCTACCAGATAACCTCCGATAAGCGGTCCGAAAGAAACGGATGCTGCCGCGGCAATTGCCCAGAACCCGAGCGCCACACCACGTTGTTTAAGCGGAAATTCGCGGGTAATAATGGCCATACCAAGTGGTTGAACAGTTCCTGCACCAATTCCCTGAATAACGCGTGAAATTATCAGTGTACTTTCGTCATTAGACAAACCGCAGAGCAAAGAACCTAAAGTAAAGAGAAATAATCCCCAAAAATAAACTCTTTTGTACCCGAATTTGTCGGCCAGCCATCCTGAAGTCGGAAGCATTGCTGCCATTGAAAGCATGTAAGCTGTGATCACCCATTGTATGGTCGATAACCCTACTCCGAATGATGACATGATTTTAGGTAAGCTTACATTCACAATGGTGCTGTCTAATACCACCATAAATGTCCCCACCATGATGTTGGCTAATACAAACCACTTGTATGTAGGGCTTTTCGGGTGATATATAGAGCTATTGCTTCTGAGTTTACGGCGTAGTCTATGTGTATTTGATATTTTACGCATTCTTATTTTATGATTTTAACTACAGCTGACATGCCGGTTAAAAGTTTAAACGATGAAAGTTGTTTTTGACCTTCAGTTCCATCAATTGAAATTTTTATAGCAACACGTTGGGTAACTTTAGTAAAGTTGCCTGATGCATTATTGGGTGGAATTAATGAAAATTGAGAAGCTGTAGTTGAGCCTACTGTAAATACTTTTCCTGTAAATACGACGTCAGGA contains:
- a CDS encoding DHA2 family efflux MFS transporter permease subunit, with the protein product MRKISNTHRLRRKLRSNSSIYHPKSPTYKWFVLANIMVGTFMVVLDSTIVNVSLPKIMSSFGVGLSTIQWVITAYMLSMAAMLPTSGWLADKFGYKRVYFWGLFLFTLGSLLCGLSNDESTLIISRVIQGIGAGTVQPLGMAIITREFPLKQRGVALGFWAIAAAASVSFGPLIGGYLVDNFSWQLIFDVNVPVGILALLFTILIQREFVSKNARKFDYIGFISVIIFLPVLLYALSEGNAQTNSAGWTAPYILACFAISGIAFTVFLTRELTTKYPLLDLRLLKDRNFAMSNLLMFVFSIGMFGSTFLLPLFLQNSLGYTALQSGAVFLPVGIIQGLFSPISGWFSDKVNPKVPIIAGVGLLVVSFFLNSELSLFTEHDYIMTSLYLRGLGMGLIFTPLSTLSLLTIPREKMAQASGIMNTIRQIGGSLGVALLSTILTARVNFHAQMYGGSVLSGSESFKTITKNMAYYIQQHGGGSFSTALKQGQSLLMSNVSSQAYIQGINDDFLIAAFISILGFIPILLLKSKKKGSAPIESEHVAMME